The genomic segment CAATGAGTGTACAAGGTTTAATAACGGAAAATGCAAATACTCAAATTATTATGGCTGGGTAGAAGGAAAAAATTTTAATCAACAACCTCTTGAAGCAAAAGCTGGCAGACATTATCATACATGTTGCGTAAAGGATGATCATTATATGTATAGAAGAACTCCAAGAAAAATTTTTGAAAATCATTTAAAAGATTTTTTTGCACAAATTCCTGAAATAGATGGTATTGAAAATTTGAAAGATAGATAATGGCATTAACTTCAGAACAAAATGCAGGCATTGAAAATATACTTAAGAATAGTTTAAGGCATAAATTTCAAAATTATACTCCAGAACCAGCATTAATGCCATTTCATACGCGGTTGCTTGGCAAAGACCGTATGGCTTTGTTTTCTTTTATTCAATCTCTCAACACGAATTTTGGGACAAGTATTTTTGAACCGGTTGCTTTAGCATTAGCTTCTTCTAGTTTCGCAAGTGCAGCATCACAGCAAAAGGCCGGAACACAAATTTCTTCCGAAGCACACAGAGTTATACAAAATATAATGGACAATCTATTAACTGCTGATACTACGCCGAACAAACCACAGGAAATAGAGGCTATCCGATCTGTTTGTCAACAAGGTGAGATGAAAAATGTTAAACTTACAAAAATTGACATCAAACTTGTTGCGCACAACGGAACTATTTATTTGTTTGATCTTAAAACCGCAAAACCTAATGCAGGTGGTTTTAAAGAATTCAAGAGGACTCTTTTGGAGTGGATTGCAGCTATACTCGCAGTTGACTCAACGGCAGATGTGCAATCACTTATAGCCATTCCATACAATCCTTATGATCCTCAACCTTACAATCGTTGGACAATGCGAGGAATGCTTGACTTGCCCAATGAATTAAAAGTTGCAAATGAGTTTTGGGATTTTATTGGCGGTGAAGGTGCTTATCAAGATTTGCTAAATATTTTTGAACAAATAGGAATTGAATTGCGACCTGAAATTGATGCCTATTTCAGCCGCTATAATAGGGCATAAATATTTATGTTTAAATTTCCGGGGACACCTTACTAATTTTTTTCCATAAAATTATGACCAGTCATTTTTAAGCGCGGATTTAACGTATTTATTGATTTAAAAAGGATGGATGTGCTGTTTTCCCAGGGCTTTGCCCTGGGCTAATATGTTATACCCTTTCAGGGTTGTAAGAAAAAGTAATTTAAGTGATAACTACCGGCGTTCCACATTCTGTCTACTGTGTTCTGTGTTCTATTTTCAAAATGCATGTCGGAGCCATTTGGGCGGAGATCCCCGAGTTTTTAGGAATTTTATTTTACAATCCCCCATGCGGGGACCTTGAAAATAAAAATCAGAGGGGATAGCATTTTTAAAAGCTGTGTAGCATTTTTAAAATGTTAGTAGCATTTTAATTTTTTTTCGCACCTTGCGAACTCACTTTCGCGCAATGGCCTGAAATCCGCAATATTTCCTTCCCTAATAGTATGGCCGTGCACAAATTTACGAAAAAAATGGAAACAAATGACGTTTTCTGGTCGTGGATTAAGAAAACAAAAAATTTTGCGCAATTTTTCCCTTGCGCAAAATGACGAATTTGCGCAGGCGTAATTCTGAAAAATCGTCATCGGCGAGCCGGCCGCGCGTGTAAGTTATTTTGACTTGAATAAAAGCGATATACCAATTACACTATTAAGTTCAATAAATCTCTTTTAAGTATTATTGGAGTCATAATGAATTTAGGACGTATATGGAAATATGTTTTGCCGCAATGGCCGAGGGTTATCATTCTGATAATCTCGATAACTATGGTAAGTTCGCTGTTTGCGCTTAGCTTTTTGACCATTATACCTATATTAAAGGTAATGATGAGTCCGGAGGGCTTACACGGATGGATTGACCGCAGCAGTTGCGAATGGCGGTATGGTACGACTTTTTATATGCCGGATATTACGCATGGGCAGGAATCAATATATGGGCTGCGGGTTCAAAAATTAGCGAAAAAAAGCCTTGCGGAAAAAGCGGGGTTGCGGCCGGATGATATTATCGTCTCGATAGAAGATTTCAATTCTACGGCCGAGGCTAATCAGCCGGCAGAAGCGAAACAGCCATATATGAAAATTCTTGAAAAACTGGCGACGATGACCGGCAACGATTCAATATGTTTGAATATTCAGAGATTAATCAACGGCGAATTGTCTGCTTGTCAGATTGCGATGGCAAAACCAAACGCCCAGATGTATGACAAGGCCGGGTTTATTGACAGGATTAGCTGGGCGGGCAAGTGGTTTGCGTCGGAGCAGTCAGAGAGAATCGCGGCTCTTTTGCCAAGGGATAACAGTAACAACGCAAAGAAAGAGGCGGGGAAAATAATCATATATGGAATGCTTATTGTTACGCTGTTCAGGTGCTTTTTCACATTCATTCAGAAATATTATGGCGCGAAAGTAATGCAGGTTGCGACGGCTAATCTTCGCGAAGAAATGTTTACGCACTCAATGCATATGAATGTGGGGCATTTTACTTCTTACGGCACGAGCGATTCTATCAGCAGAATGATCGGCGATGTCGGCGGTATCGGCAAAGGCATTAAAGTTTTCCTCGGCAAAGATATTCAGGAGCCGATGAAGGCGTTTTTTATGCTTATCGTGGCGTTTATGCTGAATTGGAAGCTGACGCTGATATTTATTACGGCGGCGCCTGCGGTGATGTTTATTTTTTCGACGTTTGGCAGGAAGGTTCGCAAATATGCACGGCGGTCTTTGCAGGGCACGGCTTCGCTGCTGGGCAAATTGCAGGAATCCATCTCGTCGTTAAAAGTTGTGAAGGTGTATAACCGTCAGCAATATGAAACCGATAAATATACCGTGTTGAGCAGAAAACAACTCAAGCAGACACTTCGTCTGGCGAAGGTTGATTCGGCGACTCGGCCGCTGCTGGATTTTCTCGGAATGATAGTCGGTGCGGTGGCGCTGTATATCGGAATCGTATGGGTAACCAATAACGATTTGGATCCTACATCGTTTTTTATGATATTAATCGCGCTGGGCGTGGCGGCGGAGTCCGTTCGCAAGACGAGCGATATTTGGAACCAGATTCAGGACTGCAACGCCGCGGCTGACAGAGTGTTTCAACTTTTAGATACGCCGGCGGAATCGGAAAAGACAAACGCGGTTACTCTTGGACAAATAAAGAAACAAATCGACTTTAAAAATATCGTGTTCACCTATCCGGGCTACAGCGAGCCGGTGCTGCGTGATTTCAGTTTGACTGTGCAGGCGGGACATAACATCGCGGTTGTAGGACCGAACGGGTCTGGGAAAACGACACTGGTTAATCTGCTGCCGAGATTTTATAATCCTGACAGCGGCGCGATTTTGATGGACGGCGTTGATATTAAGGATTGCAGTCTCAAAAGCCTCCGTGATCAAATCGCGATGGTGACGCAGAATGTTGTAACGTTCAACGATACGGTTGCGGCAAATATCAGGTATGGTAATCTCAACGCGACGATGGATGAAGTTATTACCGCGGCCAAACGCGCTTATGTGCACGAATTTATTGAGCCGCTGCCAGACGGTTATAATACGATTATAGGCGAAAATGGTTCTGGGTTCAGCGGCGGTCAGCTTCAGCGAATCGCAATTGCGCGTGCGATAGTTAAAAACCCGTCAATACTTATTTTCGACGAGGCGATGAGCCAGGTTGACGCCGACAGCGAAGCGAAAATACAGAAAGCACTGGAAGAAATAATGCGAGGCAGAACGAGCTTCGTTATCGCGCATCGTTTCAGTACCGTTGTGTCGGCAGACAAAATCGTGGTTATGAATCACGGCAGAATCGCGGCACAGGGAACTCATGCGGAACTTGTCAAGACAAGCGGTTTGTACAAGAGTCTTTATGAGACGCAATTAATGGGAAAATAATTTTTTCGGGTATCGCAAATGCCCAACGTCAGCGTTTGTATTCCAACATATAACAGAGAGAAATTACTCAAACAAACTCTCGACAGCGTTTTTGCGCAGACATACAAAGATTTCGAGGTTGTGATAGTTGATGACGGTTCGACTGACGGCACTAAGCAAATGCTCGAACGAAACGGCTACAATGTGCGTTACCACCGGCAGGAAAACAGCGGCGACGCGGCGGCGAGAAATAAGCTTATCGAACTGGCACAGGGGAGATACATAACATTCCTCGATTCGGACGACCTTTTGTTTGGTGATTCTCTTGAGCGAATGGTCGCTGCAATGCCGGCGAATAGCGATGAAACAATAGTTTACGGACCTTATGCCGCAATTGACGAATTTGGGCATGCTCTTTATAGAAGAAAAAAGAAACTGTACAGCGGCAGAATAACGCAATATCTTTTTGAAAATATTCTTATACATTCCTGCGGATCGCTCTTTTCCAAAAAAGTTCTCATAGAAGCGGGCGGATTTAATACGTCATTTCCAGTATGTTCCGATTACGATTTGTGGCTTCGGCTTTCCCTCAAATACGATTTTGTCGCATTGCAAGAACCGGTTTTCAAAAGGCGAAGGCATGGCGGGAATCTTTCGCAGCCATCGTTTAGGAACAGATATACAGAATATGAAGTTTTGAGAAGATTTTATTTCGAAGGCGGCGGAAAAGAAAAGATTTCATTCAAAGCGGCAATGAAAAGACTGGCTAAAGAACAATACAGAGCCGCCAGAAGCGCTGTTAGAGAATCGAAGATTGAAGAAGGGTGCGATTTATTACAAAATTCACTAAAACTGTATTTCAATGTAAAGACCTTTTTTTGGCTGCTTGCGGCAAAATCAAAATGCTTTAACAGGCCTCAATCCGGTATTCTGATTGTAAGCAATAATCCTTCGCGTGCAAGTTACCGTCAGCGTATCAATGAGTATATTCCATATTTGCATAAAGCAGGAATCAAAACAAAAGTGCGAAAATTGCCTGATAATATATTAACGCGATGGCTGTTGTTTGTGATGAGCCGAAATTTTGACGGTGTTTTTCTGCATAAAAAAAGCTTAAACTTTCTGGATGCGAAAATTCTGCGGTTTTTCAGCAAGGTAATAATTTACGATTTAGACGATGCGATTATGTACAGTCCGAATAAGCCGGAAAGCGACCGGACAAGGCATTTCAGGGCATTTCGCCAAACTGCTAAAATGGTAGATGTGATTATAGCCGGTAACGAATATCTGGCTGAACACGCACGACGTTTTTGTTCAAAAGTTTATCTGCTTGAAACAGGTTTGGATACCAGTGCGTATAAAACTGCGGAAAAGCTGAAGCGGGATGATAAAGTGCGGCTTGTCTGGATTGGAAGTAAAGCGACGCTGAATTACCTTTTGGAATTAAAAGACGCGCTTGAAGATTTAGGGAAAAGCAATTCAAAGATTGTTTTGCGAATTATAGCGGATGAGTTTTTCGATTTGGAAAATATGCCGGTTGAAAAATGCAAGTGGTCTATCGATTCTCAATATTCTGATATAATGGAATGCGATATTGGTCTGGCACCGCTGCCGGATGACAGGTTTACGCGAGGTAAGTGCGGTTTTAAAATTTTGCAATATTTTTCCGCAGGGCTGCCGGTAGTTGCCTCGCCAGTGTGTGTGAATGGCGATTTGGTTTTAAACAGTGGGGCAGGGGTTGTTGCGCAAACAAATGAACAATGGAAAGAGCAAATAACAAAATTGGTTCAGAATAAGGCTCTGCGAAAAGAAATGGGTCGAAAAGGAAAAGATTATGTTAAGCAATACGATTTGGTAGTGCTGGGCGAGAGGTTTTGCGAAATTGTAAAAGACAATTGTCCAATTACGGATTTTGCAGCCAGTAGAAAAATGGGGACAGGCACAGCTCGCCGCTAAAAACCGCGGCTTAGCTTGAGCCAGTCCCCATTTTTTCGCCAATGATTATTTCACGGCGCAGATGCTCATTCTGCTTGTTTTGCCGAGTTTTGAGAGCAGAAACACAAACGGTCTGGCAAGGCCTTTCTTGATAATCGACGAATTCAAAATTTTGTACAATAATTTATTGTCGAGGTATTTTGCCGATTCGGTAAGGTCTTTGGCGGCGCTCTGGTGGACTATTTTTTCAACTGTGAAATCTGCCTTGTTTAATATTGCTCTGATTGTATCAGGCGTGAAGTGATTCAAATGCTGCGGAACCTGGAGCGTATAAGCATATTTGCCGTAAATTTTTGCCTCAAAGCCTGAAATGTCCGGCACGGAAATTATCAACTGGCCGCCTTTTTTTAACAATTTATTTACGCGCTGAAGACATTGCAGCGGCTCGTGCATATGTTCAAGTACCATACTCATATGGATAACATCGAAAAATTCATCGGGGCACTGATAATCATCAAAAGAGCCATTATGAATATTTTTCAGGCCGAGTGTGTGTTGGGCATGTTCGACAGCTTTTTTGTTAATCTCAATTCCGTAAACGTCCCAGCCGTAACGAGCCATCCTCGCCAGATACTGTCCCCATGAGCAGCCGATATCGAGAAGTTTGCCTGTCGTGACGAAGCGCGGAATGTGCGAAGTTGCGAGTTTTGAGCGGAATAATTTGCTGAAAATTGCCGCGCGGAATTTGCCGAAAGGCGGCTGGAATTTATAGCCGTAGTAATTGGCCAAGACGGTTTTGGAGGCTTTTTCCTCGATTGTGTTGTCTTTATTGCGGGTCTTGGGCTGATAATAATTTGCCGAGTCCGGATAGAAAAAACCGATGGTTTCTTTGGTTGGGCGGGGGTTTGTGAAAATCATTTGGCAGTTAACGCACTTGACGACGTCGAAATAGTTGTCGGTTCCGTTGTAAAGTTCGCGTGCGTGCGTTATGTAGGGCTTATAGCCGTTTTCGCCGCACAGCGGACATTTAACTGTTTCAAGGTTATAGTTCATTTACCCTCAAATTAACGTTTTATGTATATTGCCGGAAAGTTGAATCGTTGTCAATAGGGCAAATGAATCGGCTTGACAATTTGGAGGAATATTGTACTATTTCGGCGATATGCTGACAAAAATCAAAAAAGAAATTGAACGTTTTGGAAACAATATATTCTGTTGTAAACAAAACAGGAAATATAAACGGCGGCTTGCCCGATTGGAAAAGTGTGGGGATTTTAAGATAACCGAAATAGAAGGTGTCCGAGTTGCACAAGGCAAGGAATTTAATTTCGGCTACATTCTTGGCGGTGACGGGATACTAATGGGCGACGGGATGCTGATAGTGGAGGAGATTTTTAAAAAGGGAGAATATAATTTTGAATTGGATGGAGAAGCAGTCGTTATCGATATAGGTATGAATATAGGGCTGGCATCGCTGTACTTTGCGGGAATGAATAACGTAAGCGATGTTTACGGCTTTGAGCCGTTTAAGCCGACATTCGAGCAGGCGATGTTCAATTTTAAAATTAACGAAAAATACGCCGGCAAAATTCATCCCAATAATTATGGTCTTGGCGACGAAGACAAAGAGCTTGTTCTTGAGTATTGTCCGCTGGCTCCCGGACGAATGAGCACAGTGAAGCCAATTACTGAAATATACCGTTCCGGCAGGAAATACGAAACGAAAACTGAAACAATACAAATCCGAGATACGGCAAAGTGCATATTGCCCATTATTGAACGGCATAAGGATAAAAAGATTGCAATCAAGTGCGATACCGAAGGCTCTGAAAAAGAGATTTTTAATGCACTGGAATCAAAAGGACTTCTGGAAAGCATTGATGTAATTATGCTCGAATACCATTTTTCATACGACGCGGCTCTGCTGGAAATGTTCAAAAGAAACGGTTTTATTTCCTTTAAACATAAAACTGTCTCAATGGAAACGGGCGATGCCGGTATGATACGATCAGTTAGGAATAAATAACTAAAATAAGAGTGAAAATGTTGCTGACAAAAATAAAAAAAGAGCTTGAACGAACAAAGAAAAAGGTGCCGTTTTTTGGTAAGATTTATAAGCAGCTTGAAAAGAAGCAGTATGAACTTGATAATCTGCCTTATGAGTTATGCGATAAGATAAAAAATGAGGGATTCACAGTTCCGATTCCGATTATAAAAAACGCGGACGAAACGATAGATAAAATTTTGCTGGATAAATGCTCACTTTCGCGTTTCGGTGATGGGGAATTTATAATAATTGAGGGTGGGCATATTAATTATCAACATCGTTCACCAGTAATGGCAGAGAAATTAAAGAAAGTGATAGTGTCGGATAATCCTAATTTTCTCGTTGCATTATCCCCCTGTTTCGGGTCCTTGGATAAATATCTTCCTCCTGTTGCAAATTTCTGGCGGAAGCACATGGTAAAAAGAAGGGCGATGTATTATTCGTATCTTGACATGAAGCGGACTTATTATGACCTATTTTTGTCCAGGCCGTATATACAATCGCACAAGACAGAAGAGCATTACAAAAAATGCGGCGAATATTTTAAGAAAGTCCAAAAACTCTGGGCAGGTAGAGATATAATTATATGTGAAGGGATGGGGACTCGTTTCGGAATGTTTAACGATTTGCTGGATGGAGCGAAATCAATATCAAGGATTTTGTGTCCGCCCCGTAACGCATTCGATAAATATGAAGAGATATTAAAAGCCTTTGATGGGATTGATAAACAGAAACTCGTTTTGGTCGCACTGGGGCCAACGGCTACGGTACTGGCTTATGACCTTTGCAATAAGGGATTCCAGGCAATCGATATCGGTGCACTTGACATTGATTATGAATGGTTTTTGAGGAAAGAAACGAGATTAGGAGTGCCGGTAAAGTTCAAGTACGTTGATTCAGACGGTGAAGGCAGAAAAATAGAATCATTGGATGACCCTGTCTATAAGAAACAAATAATACGAAAAATAATTTAACGGATGGCGGTTTTATGTCATACAAAATGATGGAATATTATTCTAACATCAGGGAAGATATGCTTAAATATATTCCCCAAGATGTCAAAAAAACTCTTGAAATAGGTTGCGGCTGCGGCGGTTTTTCAGCTCTTGTAAAAAGACGATATGGTGCAGAGAGTTGGGGTATAGAAATTGAAGAAAAGGCAGCGAAGGAAGCCGCAAAGAAATTAGATAAGGTAATTAACTCTGATGTCAGTGAATCATTGCGTTCCGTTCCGGATAACTATTTTGATTGTATTATTCTTTTCGATATTGTGGAACACTTAGTTGACCCTTATTCAATGCTGGATGCGCTTAAGGTTAAACTTTCAAAAACAGGTGTTATAGTAACTTCAATACCTAATGTCAGATACTGGAGTAATTTTAAGGAATTTGTTTTGAAAGGCAACTGGGATTACAAAGATCAGGGTATTATGGACAAAACCCATTTGAGATTTTTTACTCGCAAAAGCAATATTAAGATGTTTAAAAATCTAAATTTTCAGGTTTTGCAATTTGAAGGAATACATCCAACATCAAGTATAACTTACAAATTGACAAATTTATTTTTATTAAATTTCCTGTCTGATGTTAAATATAAACATTATGTAGCAGTAGTAAGACCAGAATCCAGAATAAGGAACAAATATGATTAATATTGGAGTTATAGGCTGTGGATATTGGGGGCCGAATCTGATAAGAAATTTTAATTCTTTGGCGGAGAGCAGAGTCAAAAAAATATGCGATGTCGATTCCGGCCGATTATCGCACATACAGCAGTTGTATCGCGGAGTTGAAACAACTACAGATTTCAACGACATTATCAATGACAAGGAAATAACCGCGGTAGTAATAGCTCTGCCGGTTCATCTGCATTTTAAGATGGCGATGCAAAGTTTACAGGCTGGCAAGCATACATTCATTGAAAAGCCAATGGCGTCATCTGCGGAAGAATGCCGACAGTTAATAGCGGTAGCTGAAAAAAATAAACTGACGCTGATGGTCGGCCATACATTTATTTATTGTGCTGCTGTTCGTAAAATCAAAAGTATTATTGATAGCGGAGAACTCGGCGAACTATTATATATATGTTCACGAAGGCTGAATATGGGGCTTTATCAAAAAGATATTAATGTTGCGTGGGATTTGGCACCTCATGATATTTCGATAATCCTGTATTTGCTGAACGAGATGCCTTTGGCGGTAAATTGTCAGGGTCAGTCTCATATAAGTCAGTATCGGGAGGATGTTACGAATATGACAGTTTATCTTTCGAATAACAAAGTAGCGATAATTCACAGTAGTTGGCTCGACCCGGTCAAAACCCGGCATATGACGTTCGTAGGAACAAAGAAGATGCTTGTTTACGATGACCTTGAACCGATAGAGACTATAAAAATATATGACAAGCGGGTAGAAAAGCCGCCGCATTACGATACTTTCGCGGAGTTTCATTATGCTTATCACCATGGCGATATGTATTCGCCTCGAATAGAATCAACCGAACCTCTTAAGCAGGAATGCGGGCATTTCATTAGCTGTATCAAGACCGGCGCAAAGCCTTATTCGAGCGGCACCGAAGGATTGAAAGTTGTTGAGGTTCTTGAAGCTGCGGATAAGTCTTTAAAAGCAGAAGGAATGAGAGTTAAAATATGACAGAATTTTTGTCTATATCTGATGATGTGAAACTTGGCAAAAACGTAAAGCTCGCCAAATTTATCAATCTTTATGGATGCAGCATCGGCGACAATACAAAAATAGGAACATTTGTCGAAGTTCAGAAAAATGCGGCAATAGGGAAAAATTGTAAAATCTCATCTCATACTTTTATCTGTGACGGAGTTGCAATAGGTGATAACTGCTTTATTGGGCACAGTGTTGTATTTATAAATGATAATCATCCTGCGTCAGTAAACTCTAAGGGCGAACTGGAACAGGAAAAAGACTGGATTGACAGATATGTAAAAACTATAGTCGGCAATAATGTTTCCATCGGCAGCAACGCTACAATTCTCGGCGGCATAACAATCGGCGACGGAGCCTTAATCGGTGCCGGCAGCGTTGTTACCAAAAACGTGCCGCCCAATCAGATATGGGCAGGTAATCCAGCAAAGAAAATTCGCGAAGTCGGAGGTAAATAGATGAAAGTTAATTTTGTTGATTTGAAAGCACAATATTTATCAATCAAAGATGAAATAGACGGTGCGATTCGTGATGTAATAGATAAGACCGCTTTTGCAGGCGGTCCTTTTGTTGCAGATTTCGAAAATGATTTCGCATCGTTTTGCAATTGCAAATATTCGATAGGCACCAGCAGCGGGACATCCGCATTGTGGTTGGCTCTGCTTGGGTTGGGTGTTGGGCAGGGGGATGAAGTGATAACATCTCCGAACACTTTTATTGCTACTGCAGAAGCAATCAGTCTTTGCGGCGCGAAACCAGTATTTGTAGATGTTGACCAGCAGACATATAATATAAATCCTGCTTTGGTTGAGAAGGCAATTACCTCAAAAACGAAAGTAATACTTCCTGTGCATTTATATGGACAGATGGCGGATATGGATGCCATTCTGAAAATAGCCAGGAAGCATGGATTGCGTGTTGTTGAGGATGCCTGTCAGGCACATGGCGCAAAATACAAAGGCCATTGTGCTGGTTCGATGGGTGATGCGGGATGCTTCAGTTTTTATCCTGGTAAAAATCTAGGAGCTTATGGAGAGGCAGGCGCGGTAGTTACAAATAACGCCGAGCTGGTTGAAAAGTTAAGAGTATTCAGAGACCATGGACAGCAGAAAAAATATTACCATTCAATCGTTGGCTGGAACTGTCGAATGGATGGTATGCAGGGTGCCATTCTGAAAGTAAAGCTCAAACATCTTTGGCAATGGAATAAGTCGAGACGGGAAAATGCAAAACTTTACAACAGTTATTTAAAAGGCATGACGGACATAACTACGCCCAAAGAGGCTGATGGTCGTGAACATGTATATCATATATACGCTGTTCGTACCAGCAGACGCGATGAACTTATGAGCGATTTGGCGAAACAAAATATTTATTGCGGCATTCATTACCCTGTGCCATTACATTTGCAGAAAGCATACGAATTTTTAGGATATAAGGAAGGTGATTTTCCTGTTGCTGAACAAATCGCCAATGAACAAGTTTCGCTGCCGATGTACGCTGAACTTACCTCGCAGGAAATACAATACGTCTGTGATAAAATTAAAGAATTGCGGAACTAACTAAAAAATACGGAGAAATGAATGTCGGCAAAACGTATTTTCGTTGTAGAAGATTTGAAAGAATTCGCCGGTAAGTTTTTAGCGAGCGGTCTTCGTGCGACAGTAAAAGGTTTTATAAGGCTTGGACACGATGTGTACAGGTTTGATTACGGCGGGGCGTTTTGGCAGATTGCTCCTTTGATGAGTAAATTATTAAGCCGAAAATGGTGTAAGCATAAAGTCGATGAGCTTTTAGTCAGACAGTTGAAAGTATATAAGCCTGACATTGTTTACATCTCCTTTGCTAATTTTGTTGATACAGACACAATAGCATTAATCAGACAGACAGTCCCGAACGCGTTTTTGTTCGGATTTGATGGGGATCCATGGCCGCTGTTGCATGAAAATCGTGTTGAAATTGGGTCGAAGCTCGATCTTATGTTAGCGACCAACGATGGTAAGTGGCTTGATGAGTACAGAAGTACAGGTGTTAAAGCTGCGTTTATGCCGAATCCATGCGATCCTGATTTCGAATACAGATATAAAGTTGATGATAAATGGAAAACAGACATACTATTCACCGGTCAACTCAAACAATTTCGCAAATATCCGACGGACCCTACAAGGCATCAGTTAGTCAGCAAACTGGCGGAGATGAAAAATTGTACGTTTTACGGGTGTCTTGGCCGACCCAAAATCGACGGGTTTAATTATTTTTATGCAATCAGCGGCGCTAAAATAGCATTAAGCGTAAATGCAGTTAATGATGTCAGAATGTGTCATTCCGATCGACCGACTCATTATCTGGCGTGCGGGACGTTTGTGCTGGCTAAACGTGTGCCGGATTCAGATTTGCTTTTCAAAGACGGCGTACATATAAAATATTTCGATACCACAGATGAATTTTTCGAACTTGCGGACTGGTATCTAAAGCACGAAGACCAAAGGCTGAAAATAGCCGATGCGGGTATGGCTCGTGTTCATTCGGAATTCAACGGGACGAAAATTGCACAGTATATGCTCGATACAATTGAAAAAGGCAGCTATAAATCGCCGTGGACTACATCGTTATAATCCGCCAGAGATATTTTGTCAGCAAAAGCGCGTGTAGTTTCATATTTCCTTTTGCTTTGTTTATTCTGGTCTTGTCAAATATCA from the Planctomycetaceae bacterium genome contains:
- a CDS encoding DegT/DnrJ/EryC1/StrS family aminotransferase encodes the protein MKVNFVDLKAQYLSIKDEIDGAIRDVIDKTAFAGGPFVADFENDFASFCNCKYSIGTSSGTSALWLALLGLGVGQGDEVITSPNTFIATAEAISLCGAKPVFVDVDQQTYNINPALVEKAITSKTKVILPVHLYGQMADMDAILKIARKHGLRVVEDACQAHGAKYKGHCAGSMGDAGCFSFYPGKNLGAYGEAGAVVTNNAELVEKLRVFRDHGQQKKYYHSIVGWNCRMDGMQGAILKVKLKHLWQWNKSRRENAKLYNSYLKGMTDITTPKEADGREHVYHIYAVRTSRRDELMSDLAKQNIYCGIHYPVPLHLQKAYEFLGYKEGDFPVAEQIANEQVSLPMYAELTSQEIQYVCDKIKELRN
- a CDS encoding glycosyltransferase → MSAKRIFVVEDLKEFAGKFLASGLRATVKGFIRLGHDVYRFDYGGAFWQIAPLMSKLLSRKWCKHKVDELLVRQLKVYKPDIVYISFANFVDTDTIALIRQTVPNAFLFGFDGDPWPLLHENRVEIGSKLDLMLATNDGKWLDEYRSTGVKAAFMPNPCDPDFEYRYKVDDKWKTDILFTGQLKQFRKYPTDPTRHQLVSKLAEMKNCTFYGCLGRPKIDGFNYFYAISGAKIALSVNAVNDVRMCHSDRPTHYLACGTFVLAKRVPDSDLLFKDGVHIKYFDTTDEFFELADWYLKHEDQRLKIADAGMARVHSEFNGTKIAQYMLDTIEKGSYKSPWTTSL
- a CDS encoding GT-D fold domain-containing protein; protein product: MLLTKIKKELERTKKKVPFFGKIYKQLEKKQYELDNLPYELCDKIKNEGFTVPIPIIKNADETIDKILLDKCSLSRFGDGEFIIIEGGHINYQHRSPVMAEKLKKVIVSDNPNFLVALSPCFGSLDKYLPPVANFWRKHMVKRRAMYYSYLDMKRTYYDLFLSRPYIQSHKTEEHYKKCGEYFKKVQKLWAGRDIIICEGMGTRFGMFNDLLDGAKSISRILCPPRNAFDKYEEILKAFDGIDKQKLVLVALGPTATVLAYDLCNKGFQAIDIGALDIDYEWFLRKETRLGVPVKFKYVDSDGEGRKIESLDDPVYKKQIIRKII
- a CDS encoding class I SAM-dependent methyltransferase codes for the protein MSYKMMEYYSNIREDMLKYIPQDVKKTLEIGCGCGGFSALVKRRYGAESWGIEIEEKAAKEAAKKLDKVINSDVSESLRSVPDNYFDCIILFDIVEHLVDPYSMLDALKVKLSKTGVIVTSIPNVRYWSNFKEFVLKGNWDYKDQGIMDKTHLRFFTRKSNIKMFKNLNFQVLQFEGIHPTSSITYKLTNLFLLNFLSDVKYKHYVAVVRPESRIRNKYD
- a CDS encoding Gfo/Idh/MocA family oxidoreductase, with the protein product MINIGVIGCGYWGPNLIRNFNSLAESRVKKICDVDSGRLSHIQQLYRGVETTTDFNDIINDKEITAVVIALPVHLHFKMAMQSLQAGKHTFIEKPMASSAEECRQLIAVAEKNKLTLMVGHTFIYCAAVRKIKSIIDSGELGELLYICSRRLNMGLYQKDINVAWDLAPHDISIILYLLNEMPLAVNCQGQSHISQYREDVTNMTVYLSNNKVAIIHSSWLDPVKTRHMTFVGTKKMLVYDDLEPIETIKIYDKRVEKPPHYDTFAEFHYAYHHGDMYSPRIESTEPLKQECGHFISCIKTGAKPYSSGTEGLKVVEVLEAADKSLKAEGMRVKI